The proteins below are encoded in one region of Caulobacter henricii:
- a CDS encoding carbonic anhydrase, which produces MVSRRLLLGVLASGLAGTPLAALAEGDDHHAPAPRKPAPRPRPAAAQAYAAPAPVRSTVAEYPKPTQTEPEEVLIDPNEALGRLKHGNAIFARGGASMALPSWARINELSNGQKPFAIVVGCSDSRVPPELVFDCTLGELFVVRTAGSTVSREGLGSILYAVEHLGAPLIVVLGHTKCGAVGAAVDVATKHAHLHGALFDMALPILPAVIEAEEAKPADLQDAAIRQNARNIAERLKTADEAFSSRIAAGRLKVVSAVYSLQTGQVEFMG; this is translated from the coding sequence ATGGTTTCGAGAAGACTTTTGCTGGGCGTTCTGGCGTCCGGACTGGCCGGAACACCGCTGGCCGCCCTGGCCGAGGGCGACGATCATCACGCGCCCGCGCCGCGCAAGCCCGCGCCCCGACCGCGTCCGGCCGCCGCCCAGGCCTATGCCGCGCCCGCGCCGGTCCGCTCGACGGTCGCGGAATATCCCAAGCCGACGCAGACCGAGCCTGAAGAGGTTCTGATCGATCCCAACGAGGCCCTGGGGCGACTGAAGCACGGCAATGCCATCTTCGCCCGCGGCGGTGCCAGCATGGCCCTGCCCAGCTGGGCGCGGATCAACGAGCTTTCCAACGGCCAGAAACCCTTCGCCATCGTCGTGGGCTGTTCCGACAGCCGGGTCCCGCCGGAGCTGGTGTTCGACTGCACCCTGGGCGAGCTGTTCGTGGTCCGCACGGCGGGCTCGACCGTCAGCCGCGAGGGCCTGGGCTCGATCCTCTACGCCGTGGAGCACCTCGGCGCGCCGCTCATCGTCGTGCTCGGCCACACCAAGTGCGGCGCGGTCGGGGCCGCCGTGGATGTCGCCACCAAGCACGCCCATCTGCATGGGGCCCTGTTCGACATGGCCCTGCCGATCCTGCCGGCGGTGATCGAGGCCGAAGAGGCCAAGCCCGCCGACCTGCAGGACGCTGCGATCCGCCAGAACGCCCGCAATATTGCCGAGCGTCTGAAGACCGCCGACGAGGCCTTCAGCAGCCGAATCGCTGCGGGCCGGCTCAAGGTCGTCTCGGCCGTCTACAGCCTGCAGACCGGCCAGGTTGAATTCATGGGCTAG
- a CDS encoding molybdenum cofactor biosynthesis protein MoaE gives MITLTAEPFEPGALLTRFCAGRDETGAVASFVGLARAEKGQAAALELEAYPGFTDAAISAFAETARTRFRLHDYHIVHRTGRIAPGEAIVFVATAAGHRREAFEACDFLMDWLKSRAPFWKKEHGPDGARWIEPTDRDRTDASRWDQE, from the coding sequence ATGATCACCCTCACCGCCGAACCGTTCGAGCCGGGCGCCTTGCTCACCCGCTTCTGCGCCGGACGTGACGAGACGGGTGCCGTGGCCAGTTTTGTCGGCCTGGCCCGGGCCGAAAAGGGTCAGGCGGCGGCGCTGGAGCTGGAGGCCTATCCCGGCTTTACGGACGCGGCGATCAGCGCCTTTGCCGAAACCGCCAGAACCCGCTTTCGCCTGCACGATTATCACATCGTCCACCGCACGGGCCGCATCGCGCCGGGCGAGGCCATCGTCTTCGTCGCCACCGCCGCCGGCCATCGTCGCGAGGCCTTCGAGGCCTGCGACTTCCTGATGGACTGGCTGAAAAGCCGGGCCCCCTTCTGGAAGAAGGAGCATGGTCCGGACGGCGCCCGCTGGATCGAGCCGACGGACCGCGATAGGACCGACGCATCGCGTTGGGATCAGGAGTAG
- the moaA gene encoding GTP 3',8-cyclase MoaA: MTPYDDSPAQAAMTAPRLIDGFGRAVTYLRVSVTDRCDLRCVYCMSEHMTFLPKAQVLTLEEMDRVATTFIGLGVRKLRLTGGEPLVRKGFMELVAGLSRHLRSGALDELTLTTNGTQLAKYAEDLARHGVRRINVSLDTLKPDLFRRLTRGGDVAQVIGGIDAALAAGIAVKINAVALKHDNAAELPDLISWAHQRGCDMTLIETMPLGEIDEDRTDQYLSLKDVRRDLASFWTLEDLAYATGGPARYTRIAETGGRLGFITPLSHNFCESCNRVRLTCTGTLHTCLGRDDASDLRAVIRAGATEAELQQAIFAAIGSKPEGHDFQIARARPAVARHMSTTGG, encoded by the coding sequence ATGACGCCCTATGACGACAGCCCCGCGCAAGCGGCCATGACCGCGCCCCGTCTGATCGACGGTTTCGGCCGTGCCGTCACCTATCTTCGGGTCTCGGTGACCGATCGCTGTGACCTGCGCTGCGTCTATTGCATGTCCGAGCACATGACCTTCCTGCCCAAAGCCCAGGTCCTGACCCTCGAGGAGATGGACCGTGTCGCCACGACCTTCATCGGTCTGGGGGTTCGCAAGCTGCGTCTGACCGGTGGGGAGCCGCTGGTGCGCAAGGGCTTCATGGAGCTGGTCGCCGGCCTGTCGCGTCACCTGCGATCGGGGGCGCTGGACGAGCTGACCCTGACCACCAACGGCACCCAGCTGGCCAAATATGCCGAAGATCTGGCCCGCCATGGCGTTCGGCGGATCAATGTCTCGCTCGACACCCTGAAGCCCGACCTCTTCAGGCGTCTGACCCGGGGCGGCGACGTCGCCCAGGTGATCGGCGGCATCGATGCGGCCCTGGCCGCCGGCATAGCGGTGAAGATCAATGCCGTGGCCCTCAAGCATGACAATGCCGCCGAGCTGCCGGACCTGATCAGCTGGGCCCACCAGCGCGGCTGCGACATGACCCTGATCGAGACCATGCCGCTGGGCGAGATCGACGAGGACCGTACCGACCAGTACCTGTCGCTGAAGGACGTGCGCCGCGACCTGGCCTCGTTCTGGACTCTGGAGGACCTGGCCTATGCCACCGGCGGGCCGGCCCGCTACACCCGCATCGCCGAGACCGGCGGGCGCCTCGGCTTCATCACCCCGCTCAGCCACAATTTCTGCGAGTCCTGCAATCGGGTTCGTCTGACCTGCACCGGCACCCTGCACACCTGCCTGGGCCGTGATGACGCTTCGGACCTGCGGGCGGTGATCCGGGCCGGGGCGACCGAGGCCGAGCTGCAGCAGGCGATCTTCGCCGCGATCGGGTCCAAGCCCGAAGGCCATGACTTCCAGATCGCCAGGGCCCGTCCGGCCGTCGCCCGCCACATGTCGACCACGGGGGGCTGA
- a CDS encoding MoaD/ThiS family protein, translating into MAQVLLFGRLADQAGWRDRAFEATSLAALRDLIAHDDPDLGEALSGPGVQVAVDKALVRGEAVLATGTEVAFLPPMSGG; encoded by the coding sequence ATGGCGCAGGTGCTGCTGTTTGGACGCCTGGCCGACCAGGCCGGCTGGCGGGACCGGGCCTTTGAGGCGACTTCGCTCGCGGCGTTGCGGGACCTGATCGCCCATGACGATCCAGATCTTGGCGAGGCCCTCAGCGGCCCCGGCGTCCAGGTCGCGGTCGACAAGGCGCTGGTCCGGGGTGAGGCCGTGCTGGCCACCGGCACCGAGGTCGCCTTCCTGCCGCCGATGAGCGGCGGATGA
- a CDS encoding glycosyltransferase family protein, with protein MILTVLQARMGSRRLPGKAMATLQGQPMIIRQLERLRSARCPSKIIVATSTDASDDALAGFVVSRGYTVHRGAGADILDRIARCAEAISSVSHVVRIKGDAPFVDPGIVDEAVRLALASGAAYTSNHVQRTYPAGLEVEVITANALRIAAAGARDPEGRVSPTAAIRNDPARFSQAHLKARRDWSHLDWRVKTAADLAFARSIYNALHPVDPNFSMTDVLDLVESHQDLARFAA; from the coding sequence GTGATCCTTACCGTTCTGCAGGCCCGCATGGGGTCCCGCCGGCTGCCAGGCAAGGCCATGGCCACGCTCCAGGGCCAGCCGATGATCATCCGTCAGCTGGAACGGCTGCGCAGCGCCCGCTGTCCCAGCAAGATCATAGTCGCCACCAGCACCGACGCCTCCGACGACGCCCTGGCGGGCTTTGTCGTGTCGCGGGGCTATACGGTCCATCGCGGGGCCGGGGCCGATATCCTCGACCGTATCGCCCGCTGCGCCGAGGCGATCAGCTCGGTCAGCCATGTGGTGCGGATCAAGGGCGACGCGCCCTTCGTGGATCCGGGCATTGTCGACGAGGCCGTCCGTCTGGCCCTGGCCAGTGGCGCGGCCTATACCTCCAACCACGTTCAGCGCACCTATCCGGCCGGGCTCGAGGTCGAGGTGATCACGGCCAATGCCCTGCGCATCGCGGCCGCCGGGGCGCGCGATCCGGAGGGCCGGGTGTCGCCCACCGCCGCCATCCGCAACGATCCGGCCCGGTTCAGCCAGGCCCATCTCAAGGCCCGTCGCGACTGGTCGCATCTGGACTGGCGGGTCAAGACCGCCGCCGACCTCGCCTTTGCACGGTCGATCTACAATGCCCTGCATCCGGTCGACCCGAATTTCAGCATGACCGATGTTCTGGACCTGGTCGAAAGCCATCAGGACCTGGCGCGGTTCGCGGCGTAG
- the moaB gene encoding molybdenum cofactor biosynthesis protein B, whose amino-acid sequence MSAAGLTPGGGIKPDLPFMPVRVAILTISDTRDEESDTSGQVLVDRVKAAGHELGGRAVVRDDVAQIRDQVRTWIAGGQVDAIITTGGTGLTGRDVTVEALEPLFNKKIDGFSVIFHMVSYASVGLSTLQSRATAGLIDGVFVFCLPGSNGAVRDGWDKVISAQLDSRHKPCNMVELMPRLLEQ is encoded by the coding sequence ATGTCGGCAGCAGGCCTCACCCCCGGTGGCGGGATCAAGCCGGACCTTCCGTTCATGCCGGTGCGCGTGGCGATCCTGACCATTTCCGACACCCGCGATGAGGAAAGCGATACCTCCGGCCAGGTGCTGGTCGATCGCGTCAAGGCCGCCGGCCACGAGCTGGGCGGCCGGGCGGTGGTGCGCGACGACGTGGCCCAGATCCGCGATCAGGTCAGAACCTGGATCGCCGGCGGCCAGGTCGATGCCATCATCACCACCGGCGGCACAGGCCTGACCGGCCGCGACGTCACGGTCGAGGCCCTGGAGCCGCTGTTCAACAAGAAGATCGACGGCTTCTCGGTGATCTTCCACATGGTCTCCTATGCCTCGGTGGGGCTCTCGACCCTGCAGTCGCGGGCCACGGCCGGACTGATCGACGGTGTCTTCGTCTTCTGTCTGCCGGGCTCCAACGGCGCGGTGCGCGACGGCTGGGACAAGGTGATCTCCGCCCAGCTCGACAGCCGCCACAAGCCCTGCAACATGGTCGAGCTGATGCCCCGGCTGCTCGAACAGTGA
- a CDS encoding xanthine dehydrogenase family protein molybdopterin-binding subunit, with protein MNGPFNKLVAQDGVSRRDVLVGATLVGGALLVGCSPADLLSAGSKVEVGAFGPFIKIGADGAVTVISKHIEFGQGNHAGLAAIVAEELDADWTRVKVEQAPANAKLYANGNQGAQMTGGSSAISNSWDELRKAGAASRAMFVQAAAAKWSVPASEIKVKDSVLSHASGKTAGFGDLLADAAKITPPESPALKDPKTFTLIGTDRVRRKDSLAKSTGTARFTQDVQLPDMLTAMVAHAPRFGGKLKSFDATEARKVAGVVDVFEIPTGVAVVAQTTYAARMGREALKLEWNEDKAEKRSSSAIAATFRDLASGKGPADQKWEGFESKGDAAVIANAKGAAVFEATYEFPYLAHASMEPMNCVAAVDGNKVKLTFGSQGQTLDQLNVAKIVGTLPGSVEIETLFAGGSFGRRATFQSDFVVECVHIAKAVGKGRPVKLVWTREDDMQAGYFRPLVVHAVKISLDKDGYPAAWRHRIVSQSIMKDSPVGSKGPDPTATEGTAGSPYLKVTPIVDAQLALPEVGVPVLWWRSVGATHTAFVMEHTIDQLALKAGKDPVEYRRALYVKAGAERHLAVLNLAVEKAGPTATAGWTRGVAVHESFGSVVAQIAEVQLVDGQPKVGRVVTAIDCGTAISPDQIAAQMEGGTCYGLSAALFGEITLTDGAVDQTNFDGYRVLRMNEAPTVETHILPSGAAPSGVGEPGTPVIAPAVANAVLAATRKATSRLPFTQQT; from the coding sequence ATGAACGGGCCTTTCAACAAGCTCGTCGCCCAGGACGGTGTCAGCCGTCGTGATGTGCTGGTCGGTGCCACCCTCGTCGGGGGAGCCTTGCTGGTCGGCTGCTCTCCGGCCGATCTGCTGAGCGCCGGGTCCAAGGTCGAGGTCGGTGCCTTTGGGCCCTTCATCAAGATCGGGGCCGACGGCGCGGTGACCGTGATCTCCAAGCACATCGAGTTTGGCCAGGGCAATCACGCCGGCCTTGCGGCGATCGTCGCCGAGGAGCTGGACGCCGACTGGACGCGGGTCAAGGTCGAGCAGGCCCCGGCCAATGCCAAGCTTTATGCCAACGGAAACCAGGGCGCGCAGATGACCGGCGGGTCCTCGGCGATCTCTAATTCCTGGGACGAGTTGCGCAAGGCCGGCGCGGCTTCGCGGGCCATGTTCGTTCAGGCCGCTGCTGCAAAGTGGAGCGTTCCGGCCTCCGAGATCAAGGTCAAGGACAGCGTGCTCAGCCATGCCTCGGGCAAGACGGCCGGCTTTGGCGATCTGCTGGCCGATGCGGCCAAGATCACCCCGCCTGAAAGTCCAGCCCTGAAGGACCCGAAAACCTTCACCCTGATTGGCACCGATCGAGTTCGTCGCAAGGACTCCCTGGCCAAGAGCACCGGAACGGCCCGCTTCACCCAGGACGTCCAGCTGCCGGACATGCTGACGGCCATGGTCGCCCATGCCCCGCGGTTTGGCGGCAAGCTGAAGAGCTTTGACGCCACCGAAGCCCGCAAGGTGGCCGGTGTCGTCGATGTCTTCGAGATCCCGACCGGGGTCGCCGTCGTGGCCCAGACCACCTATGCCGCCCGCATGGGTCGCGAGGCCCTGAAACTGGAGTGGAACGAGGACAAGGCCGAGAAGCGCAGCTCGTCGGCCATCGCGGCCACCTTCCGTGACCTCGCCTCCGGCAAGGGTCCGGCCGACCAGAAATGGGAAGGCTTCGAGTCCAAGGGCGACGCTGCGGTCATCGCGAACGCCAAGGGCGCGGCGGTCTTCGAGGCGACCTATGAGTTCCCCTATCTGGCCCACGCCTCGATGGAGCCGATGAACTGTGTGGCCGCCGTCGATGGCAACAAGGTCAAGTTGACCTTCGGGTCGCAGGGCCAGACCCTGGACCAGCTGAATGTGGCCAAGATCGTCGGGACCCTGCCGGGATCCGTCGAGATCGAGACCCTGTTTGCGGGCGGGTCCTTTGGCCGGCGCGCCACCTTCCAGTCCGACTTTGTCGTCGAATGTGTCCATATCGCCAAGGCGGTCGGCAAGGGACGGCCGGTGAAGCTGGTCTGGACCCGGGAAGACGACATGCAGGCGGGCTATTTCCGCCCGCTGGTCGTGCATGCGGTCAAGATCAGCCTCGACAAGGACGGCTATCCGGCCGCCTGGCGTCACCGCATTGTCAGCCAGTCGATCATGAAAGACTCGCCGGTCGGCAGCAAAGGGCCCGATCCGACGGCGACCGAGGGCACGGCCGGCTCGCCCTATCTGAAGGTCACGCCGATCGTCGACGCCCAGCTGGCCCTGCCCGAAGTCGGGGTGCCGGTCCTGTGGTGGCGGTCCGTGGGGGCCACCCACACCGCCTTCGTGATGGAGCACACCATCGACCAGCTGGCCCTCAAGGCCGGCAAGGACCCGGTGGAGTATCGCCGCGCCCTTTATGTGAAGGCGGGGGCCGAGCGGCACCTGGCGGTCCTGAACCTGGCGGTTGAAAAGGCAGGCCCGACGGCGACCGCCGGCTGGACCCGCGGCGTGGCCGTGCATGAAAGCTTTGGCTCCGTGGTGGCCCAGATCGCCGAGGTCCAGCTGGTCGACGGTCAGCCGAAGGTCGGCCGCGTAGTCACGGCCATTGACTGCGGGACGGCGATTTCGCCCGATCAGATCGCGGCCCAGATGGAAGGCGGCACCTGTTATGGCCTGTCGGCCGCCCTGTTCGGCGAGATCACCCTGACCGACGGGGCCGTTGATCAGACCAATTTCGACGGCTATCGGGTTCTGCGGATGAACGAGGCCCCGACCGTCGAGACCCACATCCTGCCGTCCGGCGCGGCACCGAGCGGCGTGGGTGAGCCCGGGACGCCGGTCATTGCGCCGGCTGTGGCCAATGCCGTGCTCGCGGCGACCCGCAAGGCGACTTCACGGCTGCCCTTTACGCAACAGACGTGA
- a CDS encoding Lrp/AsnC family transcriptional regulator, with protein sequence MKKPAVELDSFDRKLLTLLQRRGRASYVDMAEAVNLSESACLRRVRALEEAGVIGRYAAVIDERAVGLPLSVFVTVTLSSQAEATLSAFEKAIANVREVAECYLMTGGSDYLLRLVVSDVDDLERVHAQELTRIPGVVRVSSSIALRAVVKRAELPL encoded by the coding sequence ATGAAGAAACCCGCCGTCGAACTCGACAGCTTTGACCGGAAGCTCCTGACTCTGCTGCAGCGGCGGGGGCGGGCCAGCTATGTGGACATGGCCGAGGCCGTGAACCTGTCGGAGTCGGCCTGCCTGCGCCGGGTGCGGGCCCTCGAGGAGGCCGGGGTCATCGGTCGCTATGCCGCCGTGATCGACGAGCGGGCCGTGGGCCTGCCGCTCAGTGTCTTCGTCACCGTCACCCTGTCGTCCCAGGCCGAGGCGACGCTCAGCGCCTTCGAGAAGGCCATCGCCAATGTGCGCGAGGTGGCCGAGTGCTATCTGATGACCGGCGGCTCGGACTATCTGCTGCGCCTGGTGGTCAGTGACGTCGATGACCTGGAGCGGGTTCACGCCCAGGAGCTGACCCGCATCCCCGGTGTGGTCCGGGTCAGTTCCAGTATTGCCCTGCGGGCCGTGGTAAAGCGCGCCGAATTGCCGCTGTGA
- the ald gene encoding alanine dehydrogenase — translation MRVGVPSEIKPGEHRVGLTPTAVREYVGHGHSVLVQTGAGLGAGYADDAYLKAGATLAADAAAVFAGADMIIKVKEPQKVEWEKLEPRHILFTYLHLAPDPAQTEGLLNSGCAAIAYETVTDARGGLPLLAPMSEVAGRIAVFSAAETLLKHNGGMGLLLCGVPGVPPARVAVLGGGVVGSNAARMAAGLGAEVVVLERSIPRMRELDDLYQGRILTRYSTFAAVEEEILKADVIIGAVLTAGAAAPKLVRREHLKQMKPGSVLVDVSIDQGGCFETSKPTTHAEPTYTVDGVVHYCVANMPGAAPRTSSEALGNATLPFGLALADHGLDALKTNAHLARGLNVLNGQLTHPAVAQALGKPSVDPYGAWK, via the coding sequence ATGCGCGTTGGCGTCCCTTCAGAGATCAAACCGGGCGAGCATCGGGTCGGCCTGACCCCCACGGCCGTTCGGGAATATGTCGGCCATGGTCACAGCGTCCTGGTCCAGACCGGGGCCGGCCTCGGGGCCGGCTATGCGGACGACGCCTATCTGAAGGCCGGGGCGACCCTCGCCGCCGACGCCGCAGCGGTGTTCGCCGGGGCCGACATGATCATCAAGGTCAAGGAACCCCAGAAGGTCGAGTGGGAAAAGCTCGAGCCGCGCCACATCCTCTTCACCTATCTGCACCTGGCACCCGATCCGGCCCAGACCGAAGGCCTGCTGAACAGCGGCTGCGCGGCCATCGCCTATGAGACCGTCACCGACGCCCGCGGCGGCCTGCCCCTGCTGGCCCCGATGTCGGAAGTGGCCGGCCGGATCGCCGTGTTCTCGGCGGCCGAAACCCTGCTCAAGCACAATGGCGGCATGGGCCTGCTGCTCTGCGGCGTGCCCGGCGTGCCCCCGGCCCGCGTGGCCGTGCTAGGCGGCGGCGTGGTCGGCTCCAACGCCGCGCGCATGGCCGCCGGCCTCGGTGCCGAGGTCGTGGTGCTGGAACGCTCGATCCCGCGCATGCGCGAGCTGGACGACCTCTATCAGGGCCGCATCCTGACCCGCTATTCGACCTTCGCGGCCGTGGAAGAAGAGATCCTCAAGGCCGACGTGATCATCGGCGCCGTGCTGACCGCCGGTGCCGCCGCGCCCAAGCTGGTGCGTCGCGAGCACCTCAAGCAGATGAAGCCGGGCTCGGTGCTGGTCGACGTCTCGATCGACCAGGGCGGCTGTTTCGAAACCAGCAAGCCGACCACCCATGCCGAGCCGACCTATACGGTCGACGGCGTCGTCCACTATTGCGTGGCCAACATGCCGGGCGCCGCGCCGCGGACCTCGTCCGAAGCCCTGGGCAATGCCACCCTGCCCTTCGGCCTGGCCCTGGCCGACCACGGCCTCGACGCCCTGAAGACCAACGCCCACCTGGCGCGCGGTCTCAATGTGCTGAACGGCCAGCTGACCCACCCGGCCGTCGCCCAGGCGCTCGGCAAGCCGTCGGTCGATCCCTACGGCGCCTGGAAGTAA
- the moaC gene encoding cyclic pyranopterin monophosphate synthase MoaC, translating into MSKLTHIDDQGRARMVDVSGKPETAREAVATGFVRMSPETLALAVSGTGRKGDVRAVAEIAGVMAAKQTSNLIPLCHPLALSKVVVEVEAGEGGLAVTARVKTTGPTGVEMEALTAVSVACLTIYDMLKAAEKGMVIEAVRLIEKTGGKSGDWTGD; encoded by the coding sequence GTGAGCAAGCTGACCCACATCGACGACCAGGGCCGGGCCCGCATGGTCGATGTCTCGGGCAAACCCGAGACGGCCCGCGAGGCGGTGGCCACCGGCTTCGTGCGGATGAGCCCCGAGACCCTGGCCCTGGCCGTCTCCGGAACCGGCCGCAAGGGCGATGTCCGGGCCGTGGCCGAGATCGCCGGGGTCATGGCCGCCAAACAGACCTCGAACCTGATCCCCCTGTGCCACCCCCTGGCCCTGTCCAAGGTGGTGGTCGAGGTCGAGGCGGGCGAGGGCGGTCTGGCCGTCACCGCCCGGGTCAAGACCACCGGACCGACCGGGGTCGAGATGGAGGCCCTGACCGCCGTCTCGGTGGCCTGCCTGACGATCTACGACATGCTGAAAGCCGCCGAGAAGGGCATGGTCATCGAGGCCGTGCGCCTGATCGAAAAGACCGGCGGGAAGTCGGGGGACTGGACGGGGGATTAG
- a CDS encoding (2Fe-2S)-binding protein, whose protein sequence is MAATLDVNGKAVTVQADPSTPLLWVLRDELGLTGTKFGCGVAQCGACTVHVDGQPIRSCVTPIEGLAGSKITTIEGLGGTHPLQQAWVKHDVPQCGYCQSGQIMSAAALLEQTKAPSDAQIDEAMSGNICRCGTYQRIRAAIKDAAGLTPATAGLPHADIDEAIAAATGATSRGAGR, encoded by the coding sequence ATGGCCGCGACTCTCGATGTGAACGGCAAGGCGGTGACGGTTCAGGCCGATCCCTCGACCCCCCTGCTCTGGGTCCTGCGGGACGAGCTGGGCCTGACGGGAACCAAGTTTGGCTGTGGGGTCGCCCAGTGCGGGGCCTGCACGGTGCACGTCGATGGCCAGCCCATCCGTTCCTGCGTCACCCCGATCGAGGGCCTGGCCGGGTCCAAGATCACGACGATTGAAGGCCTGGGTGGCACCCATCCGCTGCAGCAGGCCTGGGTCAAGCATGACGTCCCGCAGTGCGGATACTGCCAGTCGGGCCAGATCATGTCGGCGGCCGCCCTTCTGGAACAGACCAAGGCCCCCAGCGATGCGCAGATCGACGAGGCCATGAGCGGCAATATCTGTCGTTGCGGCACCTATCAGCGGATCCGCGCCGCCATCAAGGACGCGGCGGGCCTGACCCCCGCCACCGCCGGCCTGCCCCATGCCGATATTGATGAAGCCATCGCCGCCGCTACCGGCGCGACCAGCCGTGGAGCCGGCCGATGA
- a CDS encoding MliC family protein: protein MTGAQSGRKSGYAGRIVNPAIPPSESLVRRLVLALTFAGLTLGACATVEPGPSTTTPVAYACSGGRSFTATYPARGDQAIVSAGGVTKALPLARSASGARYAKGPFQIWSKGDDASLDGFPGGPYDACQAR, encoded by the coding sequence ATGACGGGGGCGCAAAGCGGCCGCAAATCCGGCTATGCTGGTCGCATCGTCAATCCGGCGATCCCGCCTTCGGAGTCCCTCGTGCGTCGCCTCGTTCTCGCCCTGACCTTTGCCGGCCTGACGCTTGGTGCCTGTGCCACGGTCGAGCCGGGCCCCTCGACGACGACGCCGGTCGCCTATGCCTGCAGCGGAGGCCGAAGTTTCACCGCCACCTATCCAGCGCGCGGCGACCAGGCCATCGTCTCGGCCGGCGGGGTGACCAAGGCCCTGCCCCTGGCGCGGTCCGCGTCCGGCGCGCGATATGCCAAGGGCCCGTTCCAGATCTGGAGCAAGGGCGACGATGCCAGCCTGGAT
- a CDS encoding bifunctional regulator KidO, with the protein MPISVSKLGLAAAQFGLDGMTSSPRGRSPEAEARDILSIADRSGLSVLDASGVYGRAESILGDLIPRPVSFRVTLSTARADRGPDYVETEARNSLRRLGLERADAIIVHSPSELFGPHGAALWDRLARLRDEGLFNKIGVAAHASDDPVGVARRFKPDILQAPASLLDQRLLADGSLSRIAGMGIEVQLRSIFLNGLLFLPPDRVPAQLKGASGRLSRVRRMIAEGRSDPLQAALGFALSRPEASAVLVGVTSAAELSAVVAAASSPPPDLDWDDMAIDDPVALDPRRWVA; encoded by the coding sequence ATGCCCATTTCGGTCTCAAAGCTTGGCCTCGCGGCCGCCCAGTTCGGACTCGATGGCATGACGTCGTCGCCGCGCGGGCGTTCGCCTGAAGCCGAGGCCCGCGACATTCTTTCGATCGCCGACCGCTCGGGCCTGTCGGTCCTCGACGCCTCCGGCGTCTATGGCCGGGCCGAATCCATTCTCGGCGACCTGATTCCCCGTCCCGTCTCGTTCCGGGTGACCCTGTCGACCGCGCGTGCGGACCGGGGCCCTGACTATGTCGAGACCGAGGCCCGCAACAGCCTGCGTCGCCTGGGCCTGGAACGCGCCGACGCCATCATCGTCCATTCGCCCTCCGAGCTGTTCGGCCCGCATGGCGCGGCCCTGTGGGACCGCCTGGCCCGCCTGCGCGACGAGGGCCTGTTCAACAAGATCGGCGTCGCCGCCCATGCCAGCGACGATCCGGTCGGCGTGGCCCGCCGCTTCAAGCCCGACATCCTGCAGGCCCCGGCCAGCCTGCTGGACCAGCGCCTTCTGGCCGACGGCTCCCTGTCGCGGATCGCCGGCATGGGGATCGAGGTGCAGCTGCGCTCGATCTTCCTCAACGGCCTGCTGTTCCTGCCGCCCGATCGGGTTCCGGCCCAGCTGAAGGGGGCCTCCGGCCGCCTGTCGCGGGTGCGGCGCATGATCGCCGAAGGCCGCTCCGACCCGCTGCAGGCCGCCCTGGGCTTTGCCCTGTCGCGCCCGGAAGCCAGTGCGGTTCTGGTCGGCGTCACCTCGGCCGCCGAGCTGTCGGCCGTGGTCGCCGCAGCCTCCAGCCCGCCGCCGGATCTGGACTGGGACGACATGGCCATCGACGACCCCGTCGCCCTCGACCCGCGGCGTTGGGTCGCTTAG
- a CDS encoding nucleotidyltransferase family protein: MAESKSARFAAIVLAAGLGTRFGGGKLLAPFRGQPLIAGALAAAVASPAVSVVVAIGDDPELEATILGLGSDADLTVVRVADPARGMGASLAAAAQAVPPDIDGVFVFLGDMPLVTPEVAPALIRALPGRDGIAAPFYEGQRGHPVLLGGDWIPALRRLDGDVGAQALIRQAGERFIRIEVDAAGILFDIDRPDDLDRA, encoded by the coding sequence ATGGCGGAAAGCAAAAGCGCAAGGTTCGCGGCGATCGTCCTGGCCGCCGGTCTTGGCACCCGGTTCGGCGGCGGCAAGCTGCTGGCGCCGTTTCGGGGCCAGCCCCTGATTGCCGGGGCGCTGGCTGCCGCTGTGGCGAGCCCGGCCGTCTCGGTCGTGGTTGCGATCGGCGACGACCCGGAGCTGGAGGCAACCATCCTCGGACTCGGCTCGGATGCCGACCTGACCGTGGTCAGGGTCGCCGATCCGGCCCGGGGCATGGGCGCGTCCCTGGCCGCTGCGGCTCAGGCGGTGCCCCCTGACATCGACGGAGTCTTTGTCTTTCTGGGTGACATGCCCCTGGTCACCCCCGAGGTCGCCCCGGCCCTGATCCGCGCCCTGCCCGGACGCGACGGCATCGCTGCGCCCTTCTATGAGGGCCAGCGCGGCCATCCGGTACTGTTAGGCGGTGACTGGATCCCGGCGCTGCGCAGGCTGGACGGCGATGTCGGTGCCCAGGCCCTGATCCGTCAGGCCGGTGAGCGGTTCATCAGGATCGAGGTCGACGCGGCCGGCATCCTGTTCGACATCGACCGTCCCGACGACCTTGACCGCGCCTAG